The Oligoflexia bacterium genome window below encodes:
- a CDS encoding AzlD domain-containing protein: MIEASYFWQNIFFLAIGTLAIRGSIIALSARVKISDRVKEIFSYIPAAILPAFVTPSVFFHQGKVAWAYDKERFLILIFATVVCYFSRSTLATVGFGLVALYFMTQL, encoded by the coding sequence ATGATCGAGGCTAGTTACTTTTGGCAAAATATTTTTTTCTTAGCAATCGGCACTCTTGCCATTCGTGGGTCAATCATTGCCCTTTCAGCTCGCGTAAAAATATCTGATCGAGTTAAAGAAATTTTCTCATACATTCCTGCGGCCATTTTACCCGCCTTTGTTACGCCGTCTGTTTTCTTTCATCAAGGCAAAGTGGCTTGGGCTTATGACAAAGAACGCTTTTTGATTTTAATTTTTGCAACTGTGGTTTGTTATTTTTCTCGCAGTACACTGGCAACTGTTGGTTTTGGTTTGGTTGCACTTTATTTCATGACTCAGCTCTAA
- a CDS encoding acyltransferase, with amino-acid sequence MINRSPYLDIVRGVAILMVVISHTPIFPENHSFLYFPMVVLNRIGWAGVDLFFVLSGFLVGGLLFKEYQKTSKIQVKRFFIRRAFKVWPGYFAFLLVYCTFQILRGDSTVLTALLPNFFHVQNYFSQTSQVGWLWSLGVEEHFYLILPLALGVLYKLKKMGNSKVSVTHLFLFVAITCLVLRALTYRLNPEAKEFTLVFPSHLRFDSLFAGVFLSYLVHFKNHRLEKLRPFQFYIFFVSVALGLTTYFYPDKAQMFLYPFGLSLLYVAFSGIVLFAHFRTTNPKSVNSRWTQWLFAPFVFIGVRSYAIYVWHGYFAKPIANRITATLGISGSMLGWKGILFELIYLGTPIFLGALMFLIIEEPALKIRNKLFPSS; translated from the coding sequence ATGATAAATAGAAGCCCTTATCTCGACATCGTCCGCGGAGTAGCCATTCTCATGGTTGTTATCTCCCATACTCCCATTTTTCCTGAGAACCATTCATTTTTATATTTCCCAATGGTTGTTTTGAATCGAATTGGTTGGGCCGGGGTGGATTTATTTTTTGTACTCAGTGGTTTTCTTGTCGGTGGTCTTCTATTTAAAGAATATCAGAAAACTTCAAAAATTCAGGTGAAGAGATTTTTTATTAGACGAGCTTTTAAAGTTTGGCCCGGTTACTTTGCATTTTTGTTAGTCTACTGTACATTTCAAATTCTACGAGGCGACTCAACAGTCTTAACGGCCCTTCTTCCCAATTTCTTTCATGTGCAAAACTACTTTTCTCAAACCAGTCAAGTTGGGTGGCTCTGGAGTCTTGGTGTTGAAGAACACTTCTATCTGATCTTGCCTTTAGCTTTGGGTGTTTTATACAAACTTAAAAAAATGGGTAACTCAAAAGTGAGTGTGACACATCTTTTTCTCTTTGTTGCTATTACTTGTTTGGTTTTAAGAGCTCTAACTTACAGGCTAAACCCAGAGGCAAAAGAATTTACGCTGGTATTTCCAAGTCATCTGCGATTTGACTCACTCTTCGCCGGGGTTTTTCTCTCTTATCTAGTCCATTTTAAAAACCATAGACTTGAAAAACTTAGACCTTTTCAGTTTTATATCTTTTTTGTGAGCGTAGCCTTGGGATTAACTACCTATTTTTATCCCGACAAGGCTCAAATGTTTTTATATCCTTTTGGATTAAGCCTTCTTTATGTGGCTTTCTCTGGAATAGTTTTATTTGCTCATTTTAGAACCACAAATCCAAAGTCAGTAAACTCACGGTGGACACAATGGTTATTTGCACCATTTGTTTTTATAGGTGTAAGGAGTTATGCCATTTATGTTTGGCATGGCTATTTTGCAAAACCCATTGCTAATCGAATCACAGCTACTCTTGGCATATCTGGAAGTATGCTGGGGTGGAAAGGTATTTTGTTTGAATTGATATATCTAGGAACACCCATTTTTTTAGGCGCACTGATGTTTTTGATTATCGAAGAACCTGCATTAAAAATCAGAAACAAATTATTTCCATCTAGTTAA